The sequence below is a genomic window from Streptosporangium lutulentum.
GACGTCCTGGCGTGGAACCGGCTGGGCCACGCCCTGTTCGCCGGACACCTGGACCCCGGCGCCGTGGACCGGCCTGCGGAGCGCCCCAACATGGCCGGACTCGTGTTCCTCGACGCCCATACCCGCGACCTGTACGCGGACTGGCCGAGCAAGGCCAGGGCGGTGGTGGGGAATCTGCGCCTGGTGGCGGGCCAGGACCCGGACGACGCCGCGCTGCACGCGCTGGTGGGTGAACTGAGCGCGAAGAGCGAGGACTTCGCCGCGATGTGGGCCGACCACCGCGTCAAAGCCTGCGCCGTCGCCGTCTACGAGATGCGGCACCCGCTGGTCGGCCCGCTGACCGTCACCCAGCAGACCCTGAGCCACGGGCCGGGTCCGAACATCGTGGTCGCCACGGCGGAGGCCGGTTCGCCCTCGCGGACCGCGCTGACCCTGCTCGCCCAGGTCACCGCCCCGGCCGCCCCGGCGTGGCCCGGGACCCCGGTCGGCACCGCCTGACCTCGCACACCCAACGGGCGCCGGCCCGCACCTGCCGGCGCCCGTCCCACCCCGGGGCACGGCCGACGAAGTGACCGCTGCCGGAAGCCCCGCCCGGGCGAAAGCCCATCCACCCCTTGTGCGTCGGCATACCGCTGCCGCATGCCCGAAAACAGTGAGGGAACCATGATCAAGCAGCTCTCCAAGGCCGCCCTGTCCGCCGTCCTGACCGCTGCCGCCGTCGCGACGATCAGTCCGGCTCCGGCGTCGGCCGCCGCCCCGCTGAGCGGCGCGCGGATCGCCGCGCACTTCGACCTGGCCAAGGGCCAGATGCCGGAGAACCTCGCCCTGGCGCCCAACGGCACCGCGTACGTCACCTTCGCCGCCGCCCGCCAGATCGCCCAGGTCGCCCCCGGGGGCGCCACCCGGGTCCTGGCCACACTGCCCGAGCCCGCCGACGGCGGCGGCCGCACCCCGGTCCTGGGCTTCGCCCTGACCACCGGCATCGTCCGCGCCCACGACGGCACCCTGTACGTCCTGTACGCCACCGGAACCTCCGACCTCACCGGCCTGTGGCGCCTGCGCCCCGGCGGCGAACCGCAGCGCATCGCCGCCCTGCCCGCCACCGGCCTGCCCAACGGCCTGGCCCTGGAACCGCGCACCCGCACCCTCTACATCACCGACTCCGTACGCGGCACCATCTGGAGGGTTCCCACCGCCGGCGGCACTCCCACCGCCTGGTCCGCCGCCCCCGAACTGGCCTCCACCGGATTCCTCGGCGCCAACGGCCTGAAGATCCACAATGGTGCGGTGTGGGCCACCAACCTCGACAAGGGCACCGTCCTGCGCATCCCCATCATCCAAGGCGGGCGCGCCGGTAAGGTCCGGATCCGGGCCACCGGCCTGCCCGGCATCGACGACTTCGCCTTCACCGGCCGCGGCGACCAGATCCTGGCCGCCCTCAACGGCCCCGGCCGGGTCACGCTCATTCAGCCCGACGGCACCCACTCCGCTGTCCTGACCGAGGCCGACGGCCTGCAGAACCCCACCTCCATCGCCCTGCGCGGCGACACCGTCTACGTCCCGAGCGCCGCCTACACCACCGCCAAGGACCCCAACCTCATCCTCGCCCGCCTGCGCGACTAGAGAACGGCGACGGCGCCCATGGCGACGGGACTTCAGCCCCGGGCCGATCTCGTCGCCACGGGCGCCGAGGCCGGGTGAGGCCGAACGGCGCGACAAGGTGATCTCGGAGTCCGGTACGGCCGGCGGGAACACCGGCACCGCGCTCGCGCGCCGTCCATCCCGAGATCGCCGGGGGGACCGCTGCGAGCTCCTCACGCAGGTCTTCCCGGGGGCTGTGGATCCTCCCGGCGGCAGGATTCCCACGGGACGCCCCGGCCTCGCCCGCGAGCACTGAGCGCATAGGCTGGAACAAAGGCGAACACCATGCCGACAGGGGTCAGGGACAGGGCGATGAGCCCGCCGCCCAGGGCGTGGCCGTCACCGGCGACCGCGACGCACACCGTCGCGAAGACGAGTGCTCGCGGTGCCGACGCCGTGGAGGCCATGGCTCGCATCCGGGCAGCCGCTCCTGGCCCTACCGCGGAGAACGAGGACGCGCCGGGGAAACCACGTCAGCTTTGGGAGATTTTTCCGTCATTATGGTGATATGTCCTATGTGTGGATATTTTTCCTATCCGCTCATCCTGTGATCCATCTACGAAGGAGCGGGTGAATGTCGGGGGCAGAGGAGCGCAGACGTCGCGTCAAGACGCTGCGAGCGGAGCAGGCGCGGCGGCAGGCGGCGGCGGCGCGCCGTCGAAGGTTTGCTCTGATCGCCGCACCGATCGCGGTGGTCGTCCTGGTGATCGCGGTCATGGCGGGAGTGAAACTCACCGGGACGAGCACGACCGGTGGGACGCTGTCGGCCGCGTCGGAGAGCACCCTCGCCAAAGTGACCGGGGTGCCCGCCGAGACACTGGCCAAGGCCGGTGCGCCTCCGCCCGACGCCAAGGTTCTCCCCGTCTCCGGTGAGCCGCCTCTCATGCAGGACGGCAAGCCGAGGATCTTTTACCTGGGCGCTGAATACTGCCCCTACTGCGCCGCCGAGCGGTGGCCCCTGATCGTCGCGTTGTCGCGGTTCGGCACCTTCACCGGCCTGGGGGAATCCCGCTCCACCAGCGATGACGTGTTTCCGAACACCGCCACCTTCACCTTCCGGTCGGCGACCTACTCCAGCCCGTACGTGGCGTTCACGGCGGTGGAGACGGAGGATTCGCAAGGCCGGCCGCTGCAACAGCCGGACACCGCGGACGCGGCGCTGGTGACCAAGCTGAACGGGCCGCCGTACGTGCCCGCCGAGGCCAAGGGGTCCATCCCGTTCATCGACATCGGCAACCAGTTCCTGATCACCGGCGCGAGCTACTCGCCCGACGTCCTGAAGGGTCTGGACAACGAGCAGATCGCCGACAAACTGGCCGATCCCACCGGTTCCATCGGCAAGCCGGTGGACAGCGTCGCCAACCTGATGACCGCGAGCATCTGCGCGATCACCGGTGACAAGCCGGCCAATGTGTGCAACGAGCCCGTTGTGAAGAACATCAGGAAGGGCCTGGGGTGACACGCACCACCGCGCCGGCACCCGCCCGGTGGATCCCGCTGACCGGCACCGTCCTCTCCCTGGCCGGCCTGGCGATATCCGTTTACCTCACCGTCAGTCACTACACCGATCCCCGGACGCTCGCCTGTCCCGACACCGGTGCGATCAACTGCGTCAAGGTCACCACGAGCCCGGAGTCGGTGATTCTCGGCATTCCCGTGGCCGCGTACGGCCTGATCTTCTTCGCGGCGATGATCCTTGCGAACCTTCCCGCCGTCTGGAGGCGGCAGGAGACCTGGGTGACGGCCGCTCGCCTGGTCGCGACGGGGATCGGCGTCGTCACCGTGCTCTACCTGGTCTACGTCGAGCTCTTCCAGGTGAGCGCGATCTGCCTGTGGTGCACCGGCGTCCACGTGATCGCCTTCGCTCTCTTCGTGATCGCGCTGATCGGCTCGTCGAGGTCGCTGATCGACTGATCGCCACCGATGGACGGCGATGACCGTTCGGCGATTCTCCCTCACACGTCCGGACATCCGGCCGGGCCCGCGCACCACGGGCACGCCCCGCCTCAGGCGCACCACGGCGCGGGTGAGGCGGCCCGCCGGGCCTGCGGGCATGATCACTTCGTGTCGGCGGACCGGTCCCGGAGGAGGCGCGGGATCCAGATGCCCAGACCGATCCCCACGAGCACGGCGAAGGCGACCCGTGTCCAGTTCGGAGAGTCCTGGGCGCTCGCGGCGTGGGCGGCGTGGGCGGAGACGGAGCCGGGCGAGCCGGGCTGCGCCGCCGCCGACGCGATCGGGGATGAGGACGCCGACGCCGGGGTGAGCCCCGGGGCGGGTGGGACGGACGACGCGGCCGAACCGGTCACGGTGAAGGGGATCTCTCCCTCGATCGGGTGGCCGTCGGAGGAGACCACCCGCCAGGCGATCGCGTATCCGCCGGCGGGCGGCGTCTCCGGGACCTCGGCGGTGACCTTCGGCCCGTCGGCGCGCGCCTTGGCCAGGGGGACGGGCCTGCCGGCCGCGTCACGCAGGGCGACCGTGGGGAACAGAACGTGAGCGCTGAACTCCAGTTCGATCCGCTTGACGGACGTGACCTCGGCGCCCTTGGCCGGGGAACTGCTCCTCAGGCTGTCGTGGGCGAGCGCGGCGGGCGCGGTGAGCATGACAAAGACGGCGCAGCACAGTGTCACCGGCACCATCCTGCGAATGAATCGTGGCATATACGCCATCACGGGCTCCAGAGGGGATCACCGCCATCCCCGCTCTCGTCGTTCGATCCGGAATCCGACGGTCACCGGACCGGCCATCCGTGCTCTGACACCGGTCGTGCGCGGAGCGAGCACGTCTTTCCCAGCATCGCACGAGCCGTGTCGGAGGCCGCCACCGCGGCGCCGCTCACCCCGGCGGCGCACCGGCCGCCGGTGCGAACGTCAGGACACGGCCCGGCGTCCGCGACGCCGGGCGACGAAGAGGGTCACCCCGGCGACCACCACGAGCAGGGCGCCGATGACCAGTACGGGCGTCGCGCCCGTCCCGTCGCTCTGATCGTCGTCGGACAGCGCGGCGGCCGGCGACGCGGACACGGCCGGCGGCGCTGCCGGGCTCGCGCTGCCTTGCGTCGGCGCCGGCGTGGGTGTCGGCGTGGGCGTTGGCGTGGGGGACGGCTTGGGCGCCTTCAGGGTGAAGCGGAGCTCTTTGCTGATCGGGTGCCCGTCGGCTGACACCACCCGGAAGGCGATCGTGTATCGCCCGTTGACCAGGTCATCCGTGAGCGGCTGGGTGAGGGTGGCGCCCTTGATCTTCGGTTTGCCGTCGACGACTTTCTCACCGCCGGGACCGGTGACGACGACGGTGGCGAGGTTGCGGCTGATGTTCTCGGTGAAGACCAGCTCGATGTCGGCAGGAGGCTTTTTCACCGTCGCGCCGTCGGCGGGATCGCTCGACTTCAGCGTCGTGTGCGCGGACGCCGTCCCCGTCATGGCGGACAGGGCACAGGCGGCGATGGCCGCGAGCGCGATGAGACGGGCGACCGGTTGCCGGTGGAACACGACGAACTCCTTCAGAGGAAGATCAGACCAGACTAGCGGTGGGGGACCGGCCCCGTGCGATGCCGGGTTTCTCGCCTGGCGCCACGGCGGATCGCCCGTGCGGCTGCCGTTCAGACGAGAGGCTCACCGCCGTCGAGCGGCAATGACACGCCGGTCATGAAGGTGCTGGTCATCGCGAACAGCACCGCCTCGGCGATGTCCTCGGCCGTTCCGATGCGCCGCGCGGGGTTGCGAGCGATGCGTTCCGCGAACAGTTCGGCCTTCTTCCGTTCCCCGAGTCCGTCCCAGGCCCCGGTGTCGACGGTTCCGGGAGAGACGGCGTTGACCCGGATGGGCGCGAGCTCCAGCGAGAGGGCCTTGGTGACGACGTCCACCGCCCCGTTGGTGGCCGCGACCCCCAGGACGCCGACGGCCGGCTTGAGAGCCGACGACCCGGAGAAGAAGACGAAAGAGCCTCCCGCGCGCACCCGCGGCGCGAAGTGCTTGGCCAGCATGATCGGCCCGATCACCTTGGTGCCGAAGGACAGCGACAGCGTGGCCGGGGTGAGATCTCCCACGCGTCCGCGGGCCCGCGCCGAGGCGGTCGACACCACGTGATCGACGTCGCCGAGCCGTTCGGCCAGCGCCGCGATCGACTTCTCATCGGTGAGATCCACCTGCTCGGCGCTGACGCCGGCGTCGTCGTAGGCGTCCGCCAGGGCCGCGCGGTCGCGTCCCGCGACCACCACCCGGGCGCCGGCCGCTCGCGCCGCCAGCGTCACCGCGCGGGCGATCCCGCTTCCACGGCCGACGACGAGCACGGTCTTGTCCTGCAGTGTCGCTGACATCGAAGTTCTCCTTCGGCCCGCTCGAACGTGGGGCAGGGCCGCACCGTCGAGGAGGCACATCCTTGGTAGGGATCTTTTCGCCGTTCCGGCAGGATTCCGCGAGCGCCCGGAGGCGGTGTCGCGAGCGCGGCGCACAGGCTGCGGTCACCGGGTACGGACCTCGTCGAGGTCCAGGCCGCGGTCGGTGCCGTGGGGCAGCACGTTCTGCCCGGGTTCGAGCTTCAGCCGCTCTCCGTCGAGGAACACCGCGACCTTGTTCGGTTCGAACGACACCAGTCCGGACACGCGGCCCATCTCGGCGTACGCGTCCTGGTAGGACCAGGCGGCTCGCTGGGAGGCGCCGATGTCGTAGTAGCTCGCCAGCCCCTTGTAGGGGCAGAACGTCCGACCCCCGACCGGGGTGAGCGCGCTCTCGTCGATGTCCGTCCTGGGGACGTACCAGCGAGGCGCGAAGCCGGACTCATACAGGACGATCGGATGCGCGGACCTGGCCACGACATGATCACCGTCGCGAACCTCCAGCCGCCGTGAGGTCCGGCGGATGTCGATCCGGTGATAGGCGTCGGCGGCGTGCCCCAGGATCCGCTCGTCCTCCTCGTAGAACGCGTCCATGGCGCGCCACGCGAAGGCGATTCGCCCCTCGAGCCGACCGGCGTGGGCGGGCAGGTCGACGTACTGCCATGCGGCCCGCTCCGTCTCCCGTTTCCCTTCGGCGACCGTGAACCATGAGGTGGCACCCAGTTCGCGATGGCGGGTGACATGGTCGGATCGCTGGAGAACGCCGGGTTTCACGTCCTCCAGGCGGAAATACGCCACCGGGTAGCGGCCCGGCTCGTGCAGCAGCGTGACGTCTTCGCCGTCGGCGATCCACTCGCCCGCGAACCGGACGCGCAACCGCCGGCGAAGCCGTTCGGCGAACAGCAGCCTCTCGGGCAGCGGGTCGGGGGTCAGGAACTCACCGACCGCGCCGGGCGAGAGCGGCCCTTGCTGCCATGACAGACCCATGGCGTTCTCCTTCCGTGCGGTGGCGGGCGACGAGCCCGCTCGTCCCCGGCCCGTAGGCGCCGCCGGGCCGACGACAGGCGGCGCCGCTCAGGTCAGTGGTTCTCCACCGTCGACGCGTAGCGTCACCCCGGTGAGGAACGGGCTGGTCATGGCGAACAGAACCGCGTCGGCGATGTCCTGGACGGTTCCGATGCGACGGGCCGGATTGCGGGCGCGGAGATCGTCGAAGTAGGCGCGCTTGCCCTCTTCGCCGAAGGAGTCCCAGATGCCGGTGTCGATCACGCCGGGCGAGATCGCGTTGACCCTGATCGGTCCCAGTTCGAGCGCCAGGGACCTGGTGAGGAAGTCGACCGCTCCGTTGGTGGCGGCCACGCCGAGATAACCGATGACGGGCTTGAAGGCCGCGACGCCGGAGAAGAGCACGAAGGAACCGTCGTCGGCGATGTGCGGCGCGAAGTGCTTGGCGAGGATGGCCGGGCCGATGACCTTGGTGTCGAAAGAGCGCCGCAGGGCCTCCCTGTCGAGATCGGCCAGGAGCCCCCGGGCGCGTGCCGAAGCGGTCGAGACGACGTGATCCACCTGGCCGAGCCGCTCCGCGAGCGCCGCGATGGTCGTGTCGTCGTTGAGGTCGACGGTCTCGGCCTCGACTCCCGGGTCCTCGTAGGCGGCCCGCAGCGCCGCCTGATCACGTCCCGCGACCACGACGCGAGCTCCCCGCGCACGCGCGGACAGCGTGATGGCGCGGGCGATCCCGCTACCCCGGCCGACGACGAGGACGGTGCGATCTTGCAACGACAGTGCCATGACGGGTCCTCCTTTCGTCTTTCGTCCCTTCCGTCCTTTTGACTCTAACGACTACCCCCGTGACCTGGTCTCTTTCTGAATATGAAAGTTCTGGTGATATGCGATAGATTTTGCGAATGGCTACGCTTCGAGCGCTGGAGTGTCTCGTGGCTCTGGCCGACATCGGGTCGGTGACCGGGGCCGCCGCCGCGCTTCACATGTCGCAGCCCGCGCTCTCGCATCAGATCGCGGCTCTGGAGCGGGAGCTGGGCACGCCCGTCGTGGAGCGGTTGCCGCGGGGCGTCCGGGTCACGGTCGCGGGCCGTGCCGCCGCCGCGGAGGCGCGCATCGCGCTACAGGCCGCCGCCCGGGCCGTCCACATGGGCCGGGAGGCGGGTGCGGGGCGCGCCGGTCGGCTCCGGATCGCCTGCGCCGAGACGATGACCGTCTGGCTCCTGGTCCCCGTACTGCGCCGGTGGCGCTCGCATCACCCCGAGGTCCATCTGGACCTGATGGAGTTCACCAGCACGGATCGCATGGTCGACCATCTCGTGGCGGGCGGAACGGACCTCGTGGTCGGCCCGCGGCCGACCGGCGCCCCCGCCCACATCGAGGTGCTGGGTCAGGAGGAAATGGTCGTCGTGACCTCGGACGACCACCCCTTCTCGGGACGGCCCTCGGTGACCGTCGCGGAGCTCGCCGCCGAGCCTTTCGTGCACTACGACCCCGACAACGGGCTGGCGGTGTGGGTGGACCGGTTCGTCGCCGGACACGAGGTGGCGCTCACCCCGGTGGTGCGGACCCGCAGTCCGCGGACCGCCGCGCAGCTGGCGGGAGCCGGGATGGGCGTCTCCATCGTGCCTGCCTCCGCCCTCATCGCCTGCCCGGCAGGGGTGGTGCGCCGCCTGAACCCGCGCGTCCACCGTGACATAGTCGCGATCATGGCGGCCCCCTCGGACGGGCTCGCCCGGAGGTTCGTCGCCGACCTGCGACGGCAGGGGCTTCCCGTGCCCGACACCGAGGCGCGGCCCCCGCTCGGCGGGCGCGGTCCCGGCTCACCCGCTCCCGATCGGTCAACCGGCGGCTGACGCGCCCGCCGGGCCCACGAGCGTGACAGGGGCCGCGACCCCGAGGCGGTCGCCGGGTCGTCGAGGACGGCCTGCGTGGGGGGGGCGA
It includes:
- a CDS encoding helix-turn-helix domain-containing protein, translated to MNGKVQLGDFLQARRSRLRPDEVGVPTYGERRRVPGLRREELALLAGVSASYYTRLEQGQSLNASPEVLDAIARALRLDESERLHLHDLARSTQRRGRGRRPAPERVTEATGQLLDALSDVPAIVIGRRGDVLAWNRLGHALFAGHLDPGAVDRPAERPNMAGLVFLDAHTRDLYADWPSKARAVVGNLRLVAGQDPDDAALHALVGELSAKSEDFAAMWADHRVKACAVAVYEMRHPLVGPLTVTQQTLSHGPGPNIVVATAEAGSPSRTALTLLAQVTAPAAPAWPGTPVGTA
- a CDS encoding SMP-30/gluconolactonase/LRE family protein, whose protein sequence is MPENSEGTMIKQLSKAALSAVLTAAAVATISPAPASAAAPLSGARIAAHFDLAKGQMPENLALAPNGTAYVTFAAARQIAQVAPGGATRVLATLPEPADGGGRTPVLGFALTTGIVRAHDGTLYVLYATGTSDLTGLWRLRPGGEPQRIAALPATGLPNGLALEPRTRTLYITDSVRGTIWRVPTAGGTPTAWSAAPELASTGFLGANGLKIHNGAVWATNLDKGTVLRIPIIQGGRAGKVRIRATGLPGIDDFAFTGRGDQILAALNGPGRVTLIQPDGTHSAVLTEADGLQNPTSIALRGDTVYVPSAAYTTAKDPNLILARLRD
- a CDS encoding DUF929 family protein: MSGAEERRRRVKTLRAEQARRQAAAARRRRFALIAAPIAVVVLVIAVMAGVKLTGTSTTGGTLSAASESTLAKVTGVPAETLAKAGAPPPDAKVLPVSGEPPLMQDGKPRIFYLGAEYCPYCAAERWPLIVALSRFGTFTGLGESRSTSDDVFPNTATFTFRSATYSSPYVAFTAVETEDSQGRPLQQPDTADAALVTKLNGPPYVPAEAKGSIPFIDIGNQFLITGASYSPDVLKGLDNEQIADKLADPTGSIGKPVDSVANLMTASICAITGDKPANVCNEPVVKNIRKGLG
- a CDS encoding vitamin K epoxide reductase family protein, with the translated sequence MTRTTAPAPARWIPLTGTVLSLAGLAISVYLTVSHYTDPRTLACPDTGAINCVKVTTSPESVILGIPVAAYGLIFFAAMILANLPAVWRRQETWVTAARLVATGIGVVTVLYLVYVELFQVSAICLWCTGVHVIAFALFVIALIGSSRSLID
- a CDS encoding copper resistance CopC family protein — encoded protein: MPRFIRRMVPVTLCCAVFVMLTAPAALAHDSLRSSSPAKGAEVTSVKRIELEFSAHVLFPTVALRDAAGRPVPLAKARADGPKVTAEVPETPPAGGYAIAWRVVSSDGHPIEGEIPFTVTGSAASSVPPAPGLTPASASSSPIASAAAQPGSPGSVSAHAAHAASAQDSPNWTRVAFAVLVGIGLGIWIPRLLRDRSADTK
- a CDS encoding copper resistance CopC family protein gives rise to the protein MFHRQPVARLIALAAIAACALSAMTGTASAHTTLKSSDPADGATVKKPPADIELVFTENISRNLATVVVTGPGGEKVVDGKPKIKGATLTQPLTDDLVNGRYTIAFRVVSADGHPISKELRFTLKAPKPSPTPTPTPTPTPAPTQGSASPAAPPAVSASPAAALSDDDQSDGTGATPVLVIGALLVVVAGVTLFVARRRGRRAVS
- a CDS encoding SDR family oxidoreductase, whose translation is MSATLQDKTVLVVGRGSGIARAVTLAARAAGARVVVAGRDRAALADAYDDAGVSAEQVDLTDEKSIAALAERLGDVDHVVSTASARARGRVGDLTPATLSLSFGTKVIGPIMLAKHFAPRVRAGGSFVFFSGSSALKPAVGVLGVAATNGAVDVVTKALSLELAPIRVNAVSPGTVDTGAWDGLGERKKAELFAERIARNPARRIGTAEDIAEAVLFAMTSTFMTGVSLPLDGGEPLV
- a CDS encoding DUF427 domain-containing protein, with product MGLSWQQGPLSPGAVGEFLTPDPLPERLLFAERLRRRLRVRFAGEWIADGEDVTLLHEPGRYPVAYFRLEDVKPGVLQRSDHVTRHRELGATSWFTVAEGKRETERAAWQYVDLPAHAGRLEGRIAFAWRAMDAFYEEDERILGHAADAYHRIDIRRTSRRLEVRDGDHVVARSAHPIVLYESGFAPRWYVPRTDIDESALTPVGGRTFCPYKGLASYYDIGASQRAAWSYQDAYAEMGRVSGLVSFEPNKVAVFLDGERLKLEPGQNVLPHGTDRGLDLDEVRTR
- a CDS encoding SDR family oxidoreductase; translation: MALSLQDRTVLVVGRGSGIARAITLSARARGARVVVAGRDQAALRAAYEDPGVEAETVDLNDDTTIAALAERLGQVDHVVSTASARARGLLADLDREALRRSFDTKVIGPAILAKHFAPHIADDGSFVLFSGVAAFKPVIGYLGVAATNGAVDFLTRSLALELGPIRVNAISPGVIDTGIWDSFGEEGKRAYFDDLRARNPARRIGTVQDIADAVLFAMTSPFLTGVTLRVDGGEPLT
- a CDS encoding LysR family transcriptional regulator, with product MATLRALECLVALADIGSVTGAAAALHMSQPALSHQIAALERELGTPVVERLPRGVRVTVAGRAAAAEARIALQAAARAVHMGREAGAGRAGRLRIACAETMTVWLLVPVLRRWRSHHPEVHLDLMEFTSTDRMVDHLVAGGTDLVVGPRPTGAPAHIEVLGQEEMVVVTSDDHPFSGRPSVTVAELAAEPFVHYDPDNGLAVWVDRFVAGHEVALTPVVRTRSPRTAAQLAGAGMGVSIVPASALIACPAGVVRRLNPRVHRDIVAIMAAPSDGLARRFVADLRRQGLPVPDTEARPPLGGRGPGSPAPDRSTGG